Proteins co-encoded in one Streptococcus parauberis NCFD 2020 genomic window:
- the rpsA gene encoding 30S ribosomal protein S1, which produces MNEFEDLLNSVSEVNPGDVVTAEVLTVDNGQANVVIDGTGVEGVLTLRELTNDRDADINDFVKAGDTVEVLVLRQVVGKDTDTVTFLVSKKRLEARKAWDKLVGREGEVVTVKGTRAVKGGLSVEFEGLRGFIPASMIDTRFVRNTEKFVGQEFEAKIKEVDAAENRFILSRREVIEEAAKEARQEVFSKLSEGSVVTGTVARLTSFGAFIDLGGVDGLVHVTELSHERNVSPKSVVSVGEEVEVKVLSIDEEAGRVSLSLKATTPGPWDGVEQKLAQGDVVEGKVKRLTDFGAFVEVLAGIDGLVHISQISHNRVENPKDVLSVGQEVTVKVLEVNAADERVSLSIKALEERPAQAEGENNYNNNNNNSERQSRPRRPKREQKRDYELPETQTGFSMADLFGDIEL; this is translated from the coding sequence ATGAATGAATTTGAAGATTTGCTAAACAGTGTTAGCGAAGTAAACCCAGGTGATGTAGTCACTGCGGAAGTTTTAACAGTTGATAACGGTCAAGCAAACGTTGTTATTGATGGTACTGGCGTTGAAGGTGTGTTAACTCTTCGCGAATTGACTAACGATCGTGATGCTGATATCAACGATTTTGTTAAAGCTGGCGACACTGTTGAAGTGCTTGTTCTTCGTCAAGTTGTAGGTAAAGACACTGATACAGTTACTTTCCTAGTATCTAAAAAACGTTTAGAAGCTCGTAAAGCATGGGACAAACTTGTTGGTCGCGAAGGTGAAGTTGTTACTGTTAAAGGTACACGCGCTGTTAAAGGCGGACTTTCAGTTGAATTTGAAGGATTACGTGGATTTATCCCAGCTTCAATGATTGACACTCGTTTCGTACGTAACACTGAAAAATTTGTTGGTCAAGAATTTGAAGCTAAAATCAAAGAAGTTGACGCAGCAGAAAACCGTTTCATTTTGTCTCGTCGTGAAGTTATTGAAGAAGCAGCTAAAGAAGCTCGCCAAGAAGTCTTCTCTAAACTTTCTGAGGGTTCAGTTGTAACTGGTACAGTTGCTCGTTTAACAAGCTTTGGTGCTTTTATCGACCTTGGTGGTGTTGATGGACTTGTACACGTGACTGAATTATCACACGAACGTAATGTTTCACCTAAATCAGTTGTTTCTGTTGGTGAAGAAGTTGAAGTTAAAGTACTTTCAATTGACGAAGAAGCTGGACGTGTTTCACTTTCTCTTAAAGCTACAACCCCTGGACCATGGGATGGTGTTGAACAAAAACTTGCTCAAGGCGATGTAGTTGAAGGTAAAGTTAAACGTTTAACTGACTTTGGTGCTTTCGTAGAAGTTTTAGCTGGAATTGATGGACTTGTTCACATTTCACAAATTTCTCACAACCGTGTTGAAAATCCAAAAGATGTACTTTCTGTAGGTCAAGAAGTTACTGTTAAAGTTCTTGAAGTTAATGCTGCTGATGAACGTGTATCACTTTCAATCAAAGCTCTTGAAGAACGTCCTGCACAAGCTGAAGGCGAAAACAACTACAATAACAATAACAACAACAGCGAACGCCAATCACGTCCACGTCGTCCAAAACGTGAACAAAAACGTGATTATGAATTACCAGAAACTCAAACTGGTTTCTCTATGGCTGACTTGTTCGGTGATATTGAATTATAA
- a CDS encoding DUF2969 domain-containing protein, translating into MSKKDKKIEIQLVESKVELEGKKVDGYQLLIGKRLVGEIAELDDRFAVLKKSTVESFFKTLEQAVENIIESYNLNH; encoded by the coding sequence ATGAGTAAAAAAGATAAAAAAATTGAAATTCAACTGGTCGAAAGTAAAGTTGAACTTGAAGGCAAAAAAGTTGATGGTTATCAATTACTAATCGGAAAAAGACTTGTTGGTGAGATTGCAGAGTTGGATGATCGCTTTGCAGTTTTGAAAAAATCGACAGTTGAAAGTTTTTTCAAGACTTTGGAACAAGCTGTTGAAAACATCATTGAAAGCTATAATTTGAATCACTAA
- a CDS encoding branched-chain amino acid aminotransferase — protein MSVTMDWENLGFAYHKLPFRYIAHFKDGMWQEGRLSEDSTLHISESSPALHYGQQAFEGMKAYRTKTGSIQLFRPDQNAKRLQDTADRLLMPQVPTDMFIDAAKQVVTANQDYVPPYGTGATLYLRPLLIGVGDIIGVKPADEYIFTIFAMPVGAYFKGGLVPSNFIVATDFDRAAPYGTGAAKVGGNYAASLLPGKRAKEQGYSDVIYLDPATHTKIEEVGAANFFGITKDNQFITPISPSILPSITKYSLLELAEKRLGMMAIEADIPVDSLDQFVEAGACGTAAVISPIGGIQYQDKFHVFYSETEVGPITRRLYDELVGIQFGDIEGPEGWIVKVD, from the coding sequence ATGTCAGTAACAATGGATTGGGAAAATTTAGGATTTGCATATCATAAATTACCATTTAGATATATTGCACATTTTAAAGATGGTATGTGGCAAGAAGGAAGATTAAGTGAGGATTCTACCTTACATATTTCAGAAAGTTCACCTGCATTACACTACGGTCAACAGGCTTTTGAAGGAATGAAAGCTTACCGGACTAAAACAGGTTCGATTCAACTTTTTAGACCTGATCAAAATGCGAAAAGGTTACAAGACACAGCTGATCGTTTATTGATGCCGCAAGTGCCTACTGACATGTTTATTGATGCTGCTAAACAAGTAGTCACTGCTAATCAAGATTATGTTCCACCTTATGGTACTGGTGCAACCCTGTATTTACGACCATTGTTAATTGGTGTTGGTGATATTATTGGTGTAAAACCAGCAGACGAATATATTTTTACTATCTTTGCAATGCCAGTAGGTGCTTACTTTAAAGGCGGTCTTGTACCTTCAAACTTTATTGTTGCAACAGATTTTGACCGAGCAGCTCCATACGGAACTGGAGCTGCTAAAGTTGGAGGCAACTATGCTGCATCTCTTTTACCAGGTAAACGTGCAAAAGAGCAAGGATACTCTGATGTCATTTATCTTGACCCTGCAACTCATACTAAAATTGAAGAAGTAGGAGCAGCTAATTTCTTCGGTATTACCAAAGATAATCAGTTTATCACTCCGATTAGTCCCTCAATTCTACCATCGATTACCAAGTATTCCCTTTTGGAACTTGCTGAGAAGCGTCTGGGAATGATGGCCATTGAAGCGGATATTCCTGTTGACAGCTTGGATCAGTTCGTGGAAGCGGGAGCCTGCGGTACTGCCGCAGTTATCTCACCAATAGGTGGTATACAATATCAAGATAAGTTTCATGTGTTTTATAGTGAAACAGAAGTTGGTCCGATTACGCGTCGATTATATGATGAGTTGGTTGGGATTCAATTTGGAGATATCGAGGGACCTGAAGGTTGGATTGTCAAAGTTGATTAA